Proteins from a single region of Deinococcus detaillensis:
- a CDS encoding pyridoxal-phosphate dependent enzyme: MEHYPFQGMGAFKFRGAYNALAQFTPEQRRLGVVAFSSGNHAKGIALAAKLLGIPAVIVTPADAPTIKLEATRGHGAEVVLYDRATEDREAIGQRLAHERGLTLVPPYDHLQVMADQGTVAKELFEEVGPLDILLVPLGVDGLAFISSLLPVDPAGNTLADEPFKVQVAQVFHNLDEVLTGCVSSRRQLAQVRVYLTDVGLWGQFNALYANWMGDHRPARCIVPVPALHFGVALELEAVAQVSVPAAQKE; the protein is encoded by the coding sequence ATGGAGCATTACCCCTTCCAGGGGATGGGAGCCTTCAAGTTCCGGGGGGCGTACAACGCGCTCGCGCAGTTCACGCCAGAGCAGCGCCGTCTAGGTGTGGTGGCGTTCTCATCGGGCAACCACGCCAAGGGAATTGCGCTGGCAGCAAAATTGCTCGGCATCCCGGCGGTTATTGTGACGCCAGCCGACGCCCCCACCATCAAGCTTGAGGCCACCCGGGGGCACGGTGCAGAGGTGGTGCTGTACGACCGCGCCACCGAGGACCGGGAGGCCATCGGCCAGCGCCTCGCTCACGAGCGTGGCTTAACCCTGGTTCCGCCCTACGATCACCTGCAGGTGATGGCGGATCAAGGCACGGTCGCCAAGGAATTGTTCGAGGAGGTCGGTCCTCTTGACATCCTGCTCGTTCCACTCGGCGTCGACGGACTGGCCTTCATTTCCAGTCTGCTGCCGGTGGATCCTGCTGGTAACACGCTTGCCGACGAACCGTTCAAGGTTCAGGTGGCGCAGGTCTTCCACAACTTGGACGAGGTGCTGACAGGCTGCGTGAGCAGCCGCCGTCAGCTGGCACAGGTTCGGGTCTACCTGACAGACGTTGGGCTCTGGGGACAGTTCAACGCCCTTTATGCCAATTGGATGGGTGACCACCGACCGGCCCGGTGTATCGTGCCCGTCCCAGCCCTTCATTTCGGTGTCGCCCTCGAACTCGAGGCGGTCGCGC
- a CDS encoding integrase core domain-containing protein produces MKYEFVFREEFRKIQELRDGADRFLGWYNRIRLHSTLGYACSWAKLLETAKARNAA; encoded by the coding sequence CTGAAATATGAGTTCGTCTTCCGTGAGGAGTTCCGTAAGATTCAGGAATTACGGGATGGAGCCGACAGATTTTTGGGCTGGTACAACCGCATTCGGCTGCACTCCACCTTGGGCTATGCCTGTTCCTGGGCTAAACTGCTTGAGACGGCAAAGGCTCGCAACGCCGCTTGA